The window TATCCGATTGGCAATAGCGGCTGGGAGATAGGAATGGCAATATTTCAGGTGTAAGTTGTGAAACAGGTGTTTCCTGAATTTTGCGATGATTGGTTATGACGAAAGAGTTGTTAACTAAAGCAGTATAATTAACCTTTAGCTGGCAGGCATCCGGGACTTCCAATCTGATCGATCTGTTCTCGCCGCCAATATTTTGGAGTTCTTCAATCCGTACTTCCGGGTTCACCGTAAAAGTTTCCTGCAATACGGTTTGTTCAGGTGTGCGTAATGCATGGATATTTAGTACCAGCGTACTTGCCGATGATATATTGTATTCAAGCTGTGCCGATACATTAAATTTCATACCGTGATTGCCGGTAGGTTATGAAACGCTTTTTCCATCCAGTCTTCCCCAACATTTTGCAAGGCAGTGCCCAGTTCTTCGGCCCATTGATCTGATATATATTCCAGATCTTTCTTTTCGTAACGCTGCTCTACCATCTCAAACGAATCCTTTTTGTACAAAACAACATCAATAGGGAAATCTACATTATTTGAACTTACCCTGGTGCTATCAAAAGAAAGAAAACCAACTTTTAAAGCCAGCCTCATAGATGAATCTTCTTTCAATACCCGGTTTAAAATAGGCTTACCATGACCAGAATTGCCAATAATAACAAACGGTGCACCATTACCCAGCTCCACCCAATTCCCTTCAGGATACAGCAGGAATAGTTTATGTTCTTCATCATCTTTTAATTGCCCGCCAATTATAGTATTCAAATCAAATTTAAACCCGGCTTTTTCAAGGGTAGCGCGGTCTTCGCTGGCTACCCGTTTTACCTGATCGCCAAACGCGTTGACGGCTTTATATAGTTTGTTATACTCATTATGCTCCATCAGTTCTTCAAAATACACCATAGCTTTATCACGTACCGAGCGCAAGCCGCTGGTCATGATAAAAAGCGAGAATTTGTCTTTTTGTGTAACTGAGACTTTCTTTTTTATAGTAGTATCAGTGCCTGATGTAATGCGGGTATCGGCTATCGCTATTAATCCTTCTTTAACTTTTATTCCTAAGCAGTAAGTCATTATTCACGTTATTACAGATGGCCAAAGTAAATAAATAAACCAAAGGCGGGACGTTTTGTGTGATAAAAAATTTGACCGTGTATTTTACTTTATTAGTAAATAGCCAAATACTATCTTTAAACCGTCAATGAAGCCACAACGCCAAAGCCAGCAGCTCGACTGGATAAATAACCTGCGTGTAATTGCCTTATTCGCAGTTATTATACTGCATTGCAGTTCGCCTTTGCTGGGCGGGTATCCAAAAGTGCCGTATAATGAATGGCTGGCAGCTGATTTTTATAATGCTTTGACACGTTTTGCCGTTCCGGTTTTTGTAATGATAACCGGTGCGCTGTTGTTAGGCCGGGATGATGAGTTATTTAGTTTCCTTAAAAAAAGATTAAGTAGGGTAGTAATCCCTTTTTTGTTCTGGAGCCTGGTTTATATCGCCTATGCTTTTTATAACGAAGATATCCCTTATACTACCGACACCTGGGCTAATATAAAGCAGGTGTTACATCAACTGAAATACGGCAGTTCTTACCATTTATGGTATGTGTATATGCTAATAGGGTTATATTTTATCATCCCGGTACTTAGCAAATTCATCCGCCATGCCAGTGAAAAAGAAACCTTATACTTTTTAGCAGTTTGGCTAATAGTGATGTTGCTTGGCCAGCCCTATATGCTACGGTACAATCCCCCGGTTGATATACGTTATTTTGGTGGCTATATTGGCTATCTGGTTTTGGGCTATTACTTTGCCAATAAGAGTTTTACCCATAAAAAAATAGCTGTTTGGATGGGCTTATTATTTATGGTAACTGTAGCAGGCATAACTTTAGGTACGTATAGTTTATACCAGCATTATAATGGCATTAGTACGTTATTGTATGAACCCTTAAGCTGGCCTATAGTAATATTAGCATCAGCTATATTTTTAATGATGAGGTTCGCACAGATCAGTTTACCACAGTGGTTGATTACGGCAAGGGATTTTGCTGGGAAATACAATTATGGCATTTACCTGTCGCATGCTTTGTTTTTAACGCTGTTAGATGCCCCTGAGCTGACCGGTTTTAGTTTAAGTTACAAATCATTTAACCCGCTATTCAGTATCCCCCTTACAGCGTTGGTATGTTTTGTATTATCGCTACTGCTGGTATATGTAATTAACAAGTTGCCATGGATAGGTAAATATATTTCGGGATAGTCAAATGCAATTGCGATAATCTGTTGATATTTGATGCATAAAGCATAAATGAAAAAGCTACGTTTTTCCATTATTTTGATATTTAATTGCTGCTTAATCAGTTTATTCACTAATCAAGCTGCACTTTGCTTTACAATTTACGCCGGGCCAACCGTTAGTATTGTTGCAGATAAAACCGTTATCTGCACAGGATCATCTATAACCTTCACTGCTACTACTACGGGCGCGGGTAACGCTACGGTTTTTCAATGGTATATTAATGGCAGGCCTGTCAGTTCAAATACTAAAGTATTTAACCAATCAGGGCTTAACGATCAGGATAAAATTACCTGTGGCATCACTAATACAGGCGACCCCTCTGTAACCGGAGAAATAGTTTCGAATACCATTGTTGTAAGTACCGGTTCCATCCTTACGCCGATATTAACACTTGAACAAACCATTACCAGCCCTTGTTCATTAACATTTACTGCTAAACCCACTAATCCGGGTACCTTGCCAATTTATCAATGGACAAGAAACGGCATTCCAGTTGGTTCCAATTCAGCAATTTATGTAGACAATAATCCGGTAACCGGCGCTGTTATCACCTGCAAATTAACTAATACCACCACCTGCTCAGTTGCAGCCACCGCTACTAAAAGCATCACGGCAATGGCAGGGGCAGGCACATTAATAGTTAGTTTGGAAACCCAATCCAGCCGGACAGTTTGTACGGGTACGCCTATTTCATTTAAAGCGGTTACCAATTTTGATGATGCCGGCATGACTTACGACTGGAAGGTAAACGGCGCGAGCATCGGGGTAACTACACAAACCTATGAATCATCCATTTTAAAAGATAAAGACCAGGTAAGCTGTACAGTAACTGCACCTGGCAACTGTCTGGCCAACCCTTCGGTTACGTCCAATCCCTCAATAGTGAACATTGTGCAGGAAACCATACCTGTAGTTACTATTACAGCCGATACTTATGCTACCTGCGCCGGCACACCGGTGCATTTTACCGTACATGCCGCTCCATTAATAAATCCTACTTACAGATGGCTGGTAAACGGGAGCGGCGTTGGCACAAACGATCCTGAAGTTACCATCAGTACGCTTAAAAACGGCGATAAGGTTACTTGTACTGTTAATAATCAATCGGGATGTAGTACCCAAATTACAGGGCCTCCTGTAAGTGTTGTTATTTACGATGCGCCAATTATTTCATTTGATAATAACCCGACCATAAATATAGGTGGGCAGGTAGCCCTGAACCCAGTAATAACCGGCAATGCCGTAAATTATAGCTGGACACCCGCCACCGGTTTAAGCAGCACCACAACTGCCAATATCGTTGCCAGTCCGCCTTTTACTACTACTTATCAATTGTTGGCAACAAATGATAAAGGTTGCACCTCAACAGCCTCTGTAACAGTAACGGTAATTAGTAATGTTAACCCTATAAACGTGTTTACACCTAATGGTGATGGTGTAAACGATACCTGGAAAATGCCCGAATTATTAGCGTATCCCAATTGTGTAGTTGATGTTTTTAACCGCTATGGACAGGCCGTATTTCATTCTATAGGATATGGGAAGCCATGGGACGGCACCAATAATGGCACTAAGCTCCCTGCTGGCACTTATTTTTATATGATAGACACTAAAGATGGCTCAGCCAAAATTTCAGGATCGATAACCATTGTAAGATAAGGTTGCTTGCACTGCTGTTAATGTTAACCCATGTAAAATTACTATCTTGCACAACTCATCAATAATAGAACGTGACTTTCGAAGATTTTAATTTTAACGAACACTTAGCCGAGGGACTGAACAGCATGGGGTATACCACGCCAACACCCATACAGGCAATGGCCATTCCTGTTGTTATGCAGGGTAAAGACCTGATAGCCTGCGCACAAACCGGCACCGGGAAAACAGCATCGTACTTATTACCAGTACTAAACAAAATAGGCGAAGGCGATAAACGCCATATTAACACGCTGATATTGGCGCCAACACGTGAACTGGCCCAACAAATTGACCAGCAGGTGGAAGGCCTGGCCTACTTTACCGGCATTAGTTCGGTAGCGGTATTTGGCGGGGGCGACGGCATAGTTTACGAACAACAACGCAGGGCCATACAAAACAACGTTGATATAGTTATTGCTACGCCGGGGCGCTTAATAGCGCACCTTACATCGGGCGTACTTAAGTTTGATAACCTGCAACACCTTGTGCTGGACGAGGCCGACCGTATGCTGGATATGGGTTTTATGGATGACATTATCCGTATCATCCGTTACCTGCCTGCTGAGCGGCAAACGCTGCTATTCTCGGCTACCATGCCGCCGCGCATACGCCAGTTGGCCAATAGTATTTTACGCAATCCTGAATCCATAAACATTGCAATATCGCAGCCTGCAGCGGGTATCAGCCAGCAAATGTACCGGGTGCACGATCATCAAAAGATACCATTAATAAAACATCTGTTAAAAGAAGGTAATTATTTAAGTACCATCATATTTTCATCTACTAAAGAGAAAGTTAAGGATGTTTATAAAGAACTAAAGTCGGCACACCTTAAGGTAAAAGCATTTAGTTCAGATTTTAAACAAACCGAGCGCGAAGAGATATTGCTGGAGTTTAAAAACAAGAAATTACCCATTATTATAGGTACCGATGCCTTATCGCGCGGTATTGATGTAGAGGGGATAGATCTGGTAATCAACTACGATGCACCGCCGGATCCCGAGGACTATATCCACCGTATTGGGCGTACGGCAAGGGCTGCTACCACAGGCACTGCGATAACATTGATCAATCATCGCGATGAACAGAAGTTGAAGCGGATTGAACAAATGATTGGCAAGCCGGTACCACAAATGGAATTGCCTGCTGAAATAGGCGAATCGCCTGCACCAGCGCCTGAACGCACACATTCACATAACCGCCCGCATGGTGATGGCAAAAGCCGTAGCGGGGCCAATAATAACCGGAACAAGAAGAAGAAATGGCCGCGCAAAAAGCCATCTGGTGATAAGAAACCAAATGGGGCTGGGGATAATTCCTCAACTCCGCCAGTAGTAGAATAGCTGATCTGCTACATCAGATTAAATTAGCTAAAGTACAGTAAATCAATAAACAATAGTAAAACGACTATCTATAAACGGTAGTCGTTTTTTTGTTAGGGAGAAATTATTTCAAATAAATTTGCGTAACCAAATGGTTACCTATATATTTGTAACCGAACGGTTACTTATAAGCGATATGAGAAGAGATGTATTCCAGGCAATAGCCGACCCAACCCGCAGGAAGATTATCGGCATGCTGGCCGGTAAACAATTGAACCTGAATACCATAGCCGATAAATTTAATATCAGCAGGCCCGCTATTTCGAAGCACATTAAAATTTTAACAGAATGCGGCCTGCTCACCATACAGCAGCAGGGCAGGGACAGGTACTGCAAAGCCAATTACCAAAAGCTGGGAGAGGTGGCTACCTGGGTAGAGCAATACCGCGAATTTTGGAATAATAAGCTGGACGATCTGGATAAATTCCTCTCCCTGGAAAACAAAACAAATAATTACAAATAATTTTAAATAATATCATATGGAAACAGCAAAGAATGCTCAGGTAGTGGTAGTGGAAAGAAACTACAACGCGCCGGTAGGCCGGGTTTGGGAAGCCCTTACCGATAATAGTAAAATGAAACAATGGTATTTTGACATTGCCGATTTTAGACCCGAAGTTGGTTTTGAGTTTGAATTTTCGGGCGGCGACCCAAGTGGTAAAATGTACTTGCACAAATGTGTTGTGAAAACCGTTGAGCCTAATAAAAAACTGGCTTATACCTGGCGGTACGATGGTTATGAAGGCGAATCGCTGGTAACGTTTGAATTGACAGCGGAGGGCGAGGGAACACATATTAAAGTAACCCATACAGGCTTAGACACCTTCCCGCCGCTGGAAGCATTTAACCCTAAAAACTTCAACATGGGCTGGAACCATATTTTGGGTACCAGTTTAAAGGAATTTGTAGAGAAAGCGTAAAGGTTACATCCTTTTATTGCTCACCGCCATCTGGGTTTTCTACACTTTTGCCTTTCATGGCATGGCTGATGGCCTGATCCATTAAACGTTCGGCAAATGGGCGTGTAAATTCGTTTAACGTGTCTATATGTTTATGGATCAGGTCTTTATCGCCGGTAATTAAAGCGGCTTGCAGTTCGGTAATATACCTGTGTGTATCCGAAATTTCGGCTACAGATAGCCATTCGCTGTTCTTTTCAATAAAGCGTTTGGTGGTATAAATAATTTGTTCGCCTTCGGTACGGGCCTCTATCAGCATGCGCTGGGCGACGTCGTCTTTAGCATGGATGATGCTGTCCATTAGCATTTGTTCAACCTGGTCGTCGGTAATGCCATAGGTAGGGGTAACTTCAACTTCCTGTTTCACGCCCGAACGTAATTCTACCGCCTGTATTTTCAGTATACCATCTGCGTTAAGCAAAAAATTAATATCAACTTTAGGGAAACCTGCAGGCATAGCGGGGATACCTTTCAGGTCAAACTCGGCCAGTTTGCGGTTCTCTTTTATCAGATCGCGTTCGCCCTGGTAAACGGCTATCTTCATGTTCACCTGCCCATCGATAGAGGTGGTATATTGCCGCCCGGCTTTGGTTGGTACCTTAGAGTTTCGGGGGATGATCACATCCATCAAACCGCCCATGGTTTCGATACCCAACGATAATGGCGTTACATCCAGCAACAAGATATCACGACGGTTACCCGCTAAAATATCGGCTTGTATAGCTGCGCCAAGGGCAACCACTTCGTCGGGGTTAACGCTATCGTGCACCGGCTTGCCAAAAAAATCGGCCACAGTTCTTTTAACCAGCGCCGTACGGGTTGAACCGCCAACCATGATCACTTCATCAATAGCATCAATACCTAAACCTGCATCCTTTAAGGCATTTTTGCAGCATTCAATAGTTTGCTGCACTTTAGGTAAAATCAGGCTTTCGAAAGTATTACGGTCAAGGGTGCACCATATATCGCCTATTTTTTCGTTAAACAGGCTTTGATGGATAAATGATTTCTTTGCTTCTTCAGCTTTCAGGCGTAATTGCTGGGTAAGGCCCGAATCCTGTGTCAGGATGTTTTTATCCAGCTTATTTTGTTCTATCCAATAGTTTACAATGGCGCGGTCAAAATCATCACCGCCTAAAAATGTATCGCCGTTGGTAGCCAGTACTTCAAAAATGCCGTTTTGTATCTGCAATATCGATACATCAAAAGTCCCCCCGCCCAAATCGTAGACAGCAATGGTTTTAGTTTCTTCGGGGTTTAAACCAATCCCGTAAGCCAGGCTGGCAGCGGTAGGTTCGTTTACAA of the Mucilaginibacter boryungensis genome contains:
- a CDS encoding peptidase → MTYCLGIKVKEGLIAIADTRITSGTDTTIKKKVSVTQKDKFSLFIMTSGLRSVRDKAMVYFEELMEHNEYNKLYKAVNAFGDQVKRVASEDRATLEKAGFKFDLNTIIGGQLKDDEEHKLFLLYPEGNWVELGNGAPFVIIGNSGHGKPILNRVLKEDSSMRLALKVGFLSFDSTRVSSNNVDFPIDVVLYKKDSFEMVEQRYEKKDLEYISDQWAEELGTALQNVGEDWMEKAFHNLPAITV
- a CDS encoding acyltransferase, coding for MKPQRQSQQLDWINNLRVIALFAVIILHCSSPLLGGYPKVPYNEWLAADFYNALTRFAVPVFVMITGALLLGRDDELFSFLKKRLSRVVIPFLFWSLVYIAYAFYNEDIPYTTDTWANIKQVLHQLKYGSSYHLWYVYMLIGLYFIIPVLSKFIRHASEKETLYFLAVWLIVMLLGQPYMLRYNPPVDIRYFGGYIGYLVLGYYFANKSFTHKKIAVWMGLLFMVTVAGITLGTYSLYQHYNGISTLLYEPLSWPIVILASAIFLMMRFAQISLPQWLITARDFAGKYNYGIYLSHALFLTLLDAPELTGFSLSYKSFNPLFSIPLTALVCFVLSLLLVYVINKLPWIGKYISG
- a CDS encoding gliding motility-associated C-terminal domain-containing protein, with amino-acid sequence MKKLRFSIILIFNCCLISLFTNQAALCFTIYAGPTVSIVADKTVICTGSSITFTATTTGAGNATVFQWYINGRPVSSNTKVFNQSGLNDQDKITCGITNTGDPSVTGEIVSNTIVVSTGSILTPILTLEQTITSPCSLTFTAKPTNPGTLPIYQWTRNGIPVGSNSAIYVDNNPVTGAVITCKLTNTTTCSVAATATKSITAMAGAGTLIVSLETQSSRTVCTGTPISFKAVTNFDDAGMTYDWKVNGASIGVTTQTYESSILKDKDQVSCTVTAPGNCLANPSVTSNPSIVNIVQETIPVVTITADTYATCAGTPVHFTVHAAPLINPTYRWLVNGSGVGTNDPEVTISTLKNGDKVTCTVNNQSGCSTQITGPPVSVVIYDAPIISFDNNPTINIGGQVALNPVITGNAVNYSWTPATGLSSTTTANIVASPPFTTTYQLLATNDKGCTSTASVTVTVISNVNPINVFTPNGDGVNDTWKMPELLAYPNCVVDVFNRYGQAVFHSIGYGKPWDGTNNGTKLPAGTYFYMIDTKDGSAKISGSITIVR
- a CDS encoding DEAD/DEAH box helicase; the protein is MTFEDFNFNEHLAEGLNSMGYTTPTPIQAMAIPVVMQGKDLIACAQTGTGKTASYLLPVLNKIGEGDKRHINTLILAPTRELAQQIDQQVEGLAYFTGISSVAVFGGGDGIVYEQQRRAIQNNVDIVIATPGRLIAHLTSGVLKFDNLQHLVLDEADRMLDMGFMDDIIRIIRYLPAERQTLLFSATMPPRIRQLANSILRNPESINIAISQPAAGISQQMYRVHDHQKIPLIKHLLKEGNYLSTIIFSSTKEKVKDVYKELKSAHLKVKAFSSDFKQTEREEILLEFKNKKLPIIIGTDALSRGIDVEGIDLVINYDAPPDPEDYIHRIGRTARAATTGTAITLINHRDEQKLKRIEQMIGKPVPQMELPAEIGESPAPAPERTHSHNRPHGDGKSRSGANNNRNKKKKWPRKKPSGDKKPNGAGDNSSTPPVVE
- a CDS encoding ArsR/SmtB family transcription factor; translation: MVTYIFVTERLLISDMRRDVFQAIADPTRRKIIGMLAGKQLNLNTIADKFNISRPAISKHIKILTECGLLTIQQQGRDRYCKANYQKLGEVATWVEQYREFWNNKLDDLDKFLSLENKTNNYK
- a CDS encoding SRPBCC family protein — protein: METAKNAQVVVVERNYNAPVGRVWEALTDNSKMKQWYFDIADFRPEVGFEFEFSGGDPSGKMYLHKCVVKTVEPNKKLAYTWRYDGYEGESLVTFELTAEGEGTHIKVTHTGLDTFPPLEAFNPKNFNMGWNHILGTSLKEFVEKA
- the hscA gene encoding Fe-S protein assembly chaperone HscA, with amino-acid sequence MAKVSINLATGSLQKEDIIVGIDLGTTNSLVAFINPDKNPQVINDTGKGVLVPSVVHFGPAGDITVGNEAKQYLISDPANTIFSVKRLLGRSYHDIENYKDFFSYRVIDDNTESLVKIKVGDKFYTPIELSGLILKELKERAEHAIKTPVNRAVITVPAYFNDSQRQATRDAGKLAGLDVLRIVNEPTAASLAYGIGLNPEETKTIAVYDLGGGTFDVSILQIQNGIFEVLATNGDTFLGGDDFDRAIVNYWIEQNKLDKNILTQDSGLTQQLRLKAEEAKKSFIHQSLFNEKIGDIWCTLDRNTFESLILPKVQQTIECCKNALKDAGLGIDAIDEVIMVGGSTRTALVKRTVADFFGKPVHDSVNPDEVVALGAAIQADILAGNRRDILLLDVTPLSLGIETMGGLMDVIIPRNSKVPTKAGRQYTTSIDGQVNMKIAVYQGERDLIKENRKLAEFDLKGIPAMPAGFPKVDINFLLNADGILKIQAVELRSGVKQEVEVTPTYGITDDQVEQMLMDSIIHAKDDVAQRMLIEARTEGEQIIYTTKRFIEKNSEWLSVAEISDTHRYITELQAALITGDKDLIHKHIDTLNEFTRPFAERLMDQAISHAMKGKSVENPDGGEQ